GAATGTATACATAGCAGGCTATACACTATCATCAAACTATGATGTTACTTCAGGCGTATTCCAGAACACAAGTGGAGGCTCTTATGATGTGTTTGTTACTAAGTTCAATCCATCAGGGGCAACGCTTGCCTTCTCTACCTACTTAGGTGGAGCAGGAGATGACGGGGCTTTTGCCTTAGCTCTTGATGCTGCTGGAAACGTAATCATAGCAGGTATTACCAATTCAACAGATTATGATATTACTTCTGGTGCTTATCAATCTACCAAGAAAGACGCGGAAGATGCCTTTGTCAGCAAACTTAACTCAAATGGTACAGTTTTAATGTACTCTTCCTATCTCGGCGGAGATAGCACTGACTTTGCATACGGCGTTGCCGTAGATGGTTCTCATGTATATTTAGCAGGATCTACAAATTCAACTAACTACCCTACCACAACAGGTGCTTTTCAGACTACTAACGCAGGTTGGGATGACATTTTTGTAACAAAAATGAACATCTCTTCTACGTATATCAATAGCACAAGTCTTAATCCAAGAGAGTACTTTGACTTGTATCCTAATCCTGTTGAGTATACGCTATTTATAGAAAACTTTACTAACACCTCCCAAGAGTATGAAATTACAGACGTTTCAGGAAAGGTATTAGCAGTTTATGTTCTGCCACAAGGTAAAAATAGCATCAGCATCAATTTACCCAAAGGTAACTATTGGATAAGAGAAAGAAAACACAATGTAACACAATCATTTGTAGTAAATTAGAATAGGTAGTAATCAAACAAGCGAGGAAAGCGGTCTTATGATTAAAGACCGCTTTCATTTTTAATGAGCAGGGATTAAGTTTTTAATTTTTTTGGGCGTGTCCTTGCCCATACTTCGCTGCGCTTGTATGGGCAAGGTCGGCGTGCTACGGGCTACGCTCACGCTTCGGTGCTACGCTGCGCTACGCACTGGGCTAACGCCCACCCTCCGCATGCCTCACGCAGATAACTTTGCCATAAGATTAAGTCCCTTTATGCCCAATTTAAACTTGTAGATAACTGAAAAATAAGTATCAAACAAGGTAAAGCAAAACGATGCTTAAAAACAAAAAAACAAAGTAGAGCCTCAAAATCCAGGGTTAAATGCGTGAGGGATACGCAGCATGCCGTTAGGCAGTGCGAAGCGTTAGCGCAGCACCGAAGCGAAAGCGTAGTGCGCAGTAGCCCGACCCGAGCGCAGCGAGGGACACGCCCAAAAATAAATCTACGTTACAAAGAATTATCTATTTGACTTGTTCTACTTTACTGATAACCTAATCTTTGTAACTGTTGTCTAATTAAAGTACAGACTCTGTTTTCTGCTTCAAAGGTAAGTAAGGTTTGCACGGTAAAAACAAGAGGATTATGAACTTGAAATGTGTTTCCTTCGGTAGCCAATTGGGCAGATATATTCAATCCGTAAACCGATAATTCTATGCTGTATATTTTCTCTTGACTTGGTTTTACCTCAACATATTGAGTAACCTTTGGGACTTTACCATCAAGATACAAATAAGCCGCAGGCGCTACACTTTCTATGGCAGTAATAATAGCATCATAATCTGGGGGAGTAGTAACAGTAAGTGAAAAAGTGTTAGTACGGGTATAAGGAGCATTAGAGGATGCTTTTGGAATAGCCAACAGTCTTTTTTTAGCAGTTTGATGAGCAGGGTCATCGGGACTAAGTCCCTTGATATCGGGTTGTTTAGAGGATTCCTCATTTTGAGTAGTTGACGTTTTATCTTGTTCTTTATTCAGGAGTTCCAGAGCTTGTTTAGCACGTTCATCCTTAGATTTTTCCCAGTATGCTCGGGCATTTGCCTTGTCATTGAGAAAAAGATAGCATTGTCCAAGCCAGAAGTAATCTTCGGAGGGGTTGTAATTAGGATTATTGGCATTCAGTGCGATGATTTTTTCTAAGTCTGTTTTAGTAATTGCGTATTGTTTTAAGTTGTAGCTCAAAATAACCCTTTGCCGATACATTTCAGGATTAGTTTCATCAGGTTTTTTATCGAAATACGTGTTCATGTCTGAGAGGGCATGTTCAAATTTTTGCAATCCAATGTAAGCTGCTGCCCTTTCCCAGTAGAGTGCAGGATTTTCGTTTTCTTGAATAGCTTGGGTATAAAATTGAACAGCTTGTTCAAACTGGTTGGATTGTGCCGCTTGGCGGGCTTGTTCTAAAAAGGTACTCATTATGCAAATATAACAAAAACTTAGAACTATTTTGAAAGATACAAAGTTTTTATACTATATTTGTAGCAATTCTACAAGTCAACTCTGTATGTCTGCTAAGAAGTATTTCCAAGATATAAAATTAGGTATATCCACTACATTGGGTGGTATGAGGGCTACTATACGCCATTTTTTTATTGGTGCTAGGCGTAGACGCGTTCCCATGGGAATAGACAATCCTGATTATTTTAAGCAACCTGACGGTTTAGTAACTATACACTATCCTAAAGAGAAAGTTCCTGTACCCGATACAGGCAGATATAGACTACATAACGAAATTGATGATTGTATTGGTTGCAAAGCCTGCGCTCGAGATTGTCCCGTGAATTGTATTACTATCGAAACTATTTCTGCAGTAGAGGACTTAGGCACCACTTCCGATGGCACAAAGAAAAAACTTTGGCTTGCTGTGTATGACATTGACATGGCAAAATGCTGCTATTGTGGATTATGTACTGCTGCATGCCCCACAGAATGCTTGACAATGACCAAAGTATACGACTTCGCCGAATATGACCGAGATAACTTACTCTATCACTTCGGAAATCTGACCCCGCAGCAAGCCGCAGAAAAACGAAAACAATTGGAAGAGTCTAAGAAAAATAAAAATGCCGTCAAAGCAGAGAGCAGCACCACCGTAGTGGAAGAGAAAAAACAAGAAACACCCACTACACAAGCACCAGGAGGTAGAAAAAAACCTATTATGAAGCGATAGCTTCACAGCAAACAAAATAA
This Bacteroidia bacterium DNA region includes the following protein-coding sequences:
- a CDS encoding 4Fe-4S dicluster domain-containing protein, with translation MSAKKYFQDIKLGISTTLGGMRATIRHFFIGARRRRVPMGIDNPDYFKQPDGLVTIHYPKEKVPVPDTGRYRLHNEIDDCIGCKACARDCPVNCITIETISAVEDLGTTSDGTKKKLWLAVYDIDMAKCCYCGLCTAACPTECLTMTKVYDFAEYDRDNLLYHFGNLTPQQAAEKRKQLEESKKNKNAVKAESSTTVVEEKKQETPTTQAPGGRKKPIMKR